A genomic stretch from Desulfotignum balticum DSM 7044 includes:
- the rpoZ gene encoding DNA-directed RNA polymerase subunit omega: MARVTIEDCLKNVNNRFELVHLAAKRVRQVREGAELLVPRSKNGDVVTVLREIAAGRIKVEPGPKTPGV, from the coding sequence GTGGCAAGAGTCACCATTGAAGATTGTCTGAAAAATGTGAACAACCGGTTCGAACTGGTGCACCTGGCAGCCAAACGGGTCCGCCAGGTCAGGGAAGGGGCTGAACTGCTGGTCCCGCGCAGTAAAAACGGAGATGTGGTCACCGTGTTGCGGGAAATTGCCGCCGGACGGATCAAGGTCGAACCCGGACCGAAAACCCCGGGCGTCTGA
- a CDS encoding REP-associated tyrosine transposase: MPRKARVIIPECPHHIVQRGHNRQVVFASDADYQYYLDTLVEWKEKLGCQIYAFCLMTNHVHLIINPGKDVTTLSQLMKRVNGRQTRYINKMEKRTGSLWEGRYKSSPISTKEYLLSCSRYIELNPVRAGMVSRPEAYPWSSYQSKVGIRSLKWLDYDSCYMELDSSRENREKKYEQWVNAVIPQGEWELIRESLQRGQLTGSKKFVDQIEEKLNQRIEFRGPGRPKKNK, encoded by the coding sequence ATGCCAAGAAAAGCCCGAGTCATAATTCCTGAATGTCCCCATCACATCGTTCAGAGGGGGCATAACAGGCAGGTGGTATTTGCATCAGATGCTGATTACCAGTATTATCTTGACACCCTTGTGGAGTGGAAGGAAAAACTGGGGTGCCAAATTTATGCCTTTTGCCTGATGACCAACCATGTTCATCTCATTATTAATCCTGGAAAGGATGTGACAACACTTTCACAGCTCATGAAACGTGTGAACGGCCGGCAGACAAGATATATCAATAAAATGGAAAAACGCACGGGAAGTTTATGGGAAGGCCGGTATAAGTCAAGCCCGATAAGTACAAAAGAATATCTTCTGTCCTGCAGCCGCTATATTGAATTAAATCCTGTAAGGGCAGGCATGGTCTCTCGACCTGAAGCTTATCCTTGGTCAAGTTATCAGAGCAAAGTGGGCATAAGGTCCTTGAAATGGCTGGATTATGATTCATGCTATATGGAACTGGACAGTTCCCGGGAGAATCGGGAAAAAAAATATGAGCAATGGGTGAATGCCGTCATTCCCCAGGGCGAATGGGAATTGATACGGGAATCGCTTCAGCGGGGGCAGTTGACCGGCAGCAAAAAATTTGTCGACCAAATTGAAGAAAAATTGAACCAGCGTATTGAGTTTCGAGGGCCGGGAAGGCCGAAGAAAAATAAATAA
- a CDS encoding HigA family addiction module antitoxin — protein sequence MENKMPPVHPGEILREELDGLNLSASAFAKDLGVPANRITEILNERRRVTSDTALRLSRYFGTSAEFWMNLQQTYDLKITRESKGSEIEMSVRPLCVNA from the coding sequence ATGGAAAATAAGATGCCTCCGGTCCATCCCGGAGAAATATTACGAGAAGAATTGGACGGCTTGAATTTATCAGCCAGTGCCTTTGCTAAAGACTTGGGTGTTCCTGCCAACCGAATTACAGAAATACTGAATGAAAGAAGAAGGGTTACCTCTGACACGGCCTTACGTCTGAGCAGATATTTTGGAACCTCTGCCGAGTTCTGGATGAACCTCCAGCAGACTTATGATCTGAAAATTACCAGGGAAAGCAAGGGATCGGAAATTGAAATGTCTGTCAGGCCGTTGTGCGTGAATGCTTAA
- a CDS encoding GDP-mannose 4,6-dehydratase, whose amino-acid sequence MRCRTGHDPLQWQGTGIDEIGIDSATNKTIVAIDPRYFRPTEVDTLLGDPTKARRNLGWTPKITFNTLVKEMTRHDLAQAQKDQLCHQAGYPVYNHNE is encoded by the coding sequence GTGCGCTGCCGAACTGGGCATGACCCTCTCCAGTGGCAGGGCACTGGCATCGATGAAATCGGGATCGATTCTGCCACCAACAAAACCATCGTGGCCATCGACCCCCGGTATTTCCGCCCCACGGAAGTGGACACCCTGCTCGGAGACCCGACCAAAGCCCGCCGGAACCTTGGCTGGACCCCGAAAATCACCTTCAACACCCTGGTCAAAGAAATGACCCGGCACGACCTGGCCCAGGCCCAGAAAGACCAACTCTGCCACCAGGCCGGCTACCCCGTCTACAACCACAACGAATAA
- the gmd gene encoding GDP-mannose 4,6-dehydratase, giving the protein MKKSLITGITGQDGAYLAEFLLEKGYEVHGIKRRASLFNTDRIDHLYQDPHQTDRHLILHYGDLTDATNLIRILQQVQPDEVYNLAAQSHVQVSFESPEYTADTDALGTLRLLEGIRLLGLENKTRFYQASTSELYGKVQETPQTEKTPFYPRSPYAAAKLYAYWITINYREAYNLYACNGILFNHESPLRGETFVTRKITRALCRIHLGLQDCLYLGNLNAKRDWGHAKDYVEMQWLMLQQDFPDDYVIATGEQHSVREFVELCAAELGMTLQWQGTGIDEIGIDPATNKTIVAIDPRYFRPTEVDTLLGDPAKARRNLGWTPKTSFNTLVKEMTQHDLAQAKKDQLCHQAGYPVFNHNE; this is encoded by the coding sequence ATGAAAAAATCATTAATAACCGGAATAACCGGCCAGGACGGCGCCTACCTCGCCGAATTCCTGCTCGAAAAAGGCTATGAAGTCCACGGCATTAAACGCCGGGCCTCCCTGTTCAACACGGACCGCATCGACCACCTGTACCAGGACCCGCATCAGACCGACCGCCACCTGATCCTGCACTATGGCGACCTCACGGATGCCACCAACCTGATCCGCATCCTCCAGCAGGTCCAGCCCGACGAGGTCTACAACCTGGCAGCCCAGAGCCATGTCCAGGTGTCGTTTGAATCCCCGGAATACACGGCAGACACCGATGCCCTCGGCACCCTGCGCCTCCTGGAAGGCATCCGGCTCCTGGGCCTGGAAAACAAAACCCGGTTCTACCAGGCCTCCACATCCGAACTGTACGGCAAGGTCCAGGAAACCCCCCAGACCGAAAAAACCCCGTTCTACCCCCGGTCCCCCTACGCGGCCGCCAAGCTCTACGCCTACTGGATCACGATAAACTACCGGGAAGCTTACAACCTGTACGCCTGCAACGGCATTTTGTTCAACCACGAATCCCCGCTGCGGGGCGAAACCTTTGTCACCCGCAAGATCACCCGGGCCCTGTGCCGCATCCACTTAGGGTTGCAGGACTGCCTGTACCTGGGCAACCTCAACGCAAAACGCGACTGGGGCCACGCAAAAGACTACGTGGAGATGCAATGGCTCATGCTCCAGCAGGACTTCCCGGACGATTATGTCATTGCCACGGGCGAGCAGCACTCGGTCCGTGAATTTGTGGAACTGTGCGCGGCCGAACTGGGCATGACCCTCCAGTGGCAGGGCACGGGCATCGATGAAATCGGCATCGATCCTGCCACCAACAAAACCATCGTGGCCATAGACCCTCGGTATTTCCGCCCCACGGAAGTGGACACCCTGCTCGGAGACCCGGCCAAAGCCCGCCGGAACCTGGGCTGGACCCCGAAAACCTCATTCAACACCCTGGTAAAAGAAATGACGCAACACGACCTGGCCCAGGCCAAGAAAGACCAACTCTGCCACCAGGCCGGCTACCCCGTCTTCAACCACAACGAATAA
- a CDS encoding ABC transporter ATP-binding protein, with the protein MELWYRNEPHQKKVSRIFSKPKFKQAKLKILLCKALFASAVLNSLIRPGSDKEIKMTEIDIKKIIIQLKNVGAAYKVKSGFFRRKKVWALKDISFDVYEGETLGVIGRNGAGKSTVLQMLSGIITPDRGIMTTKPDCQISLLSLQVGFVQQLTGTENAILSGLLFGIKPETMKRMIPDVANFSGLGSYMDEPVNTYSTGMRARLGFAVAFYADPDIILIDEVLGVGDQEFKEKSAAALRQKISSNKTVVIVSHNANTILELCNRVVWIENGTSKMLGSPDEVVEKYQKHIHAGKKR; encoded by the coding sequence ATGGAGCTCTGGTACCGTAATGAGCCTCATCAAAAAAAAGTATCCCGGATATTCTCAAAACCAAAATTCAAACAAGCGAAACTTAAGATATTGTTATGCAAAGCTCTCTTTGCTTCGGCGGTATTAAACAGCTTGATACGCCCTGGATCTGATAAAGAAATCAAAATGACCGAAATTGATATAAAAAAAATAATTATCCAGTTAAAAAATGTTGGTGCCGCCTATAAGGTAAAATCAGGATTTTTTAGAAGAAAGAAGGTTTGGGCCCTAAAAGATATCTCTTTTGATGTTTATGAAGGTGAAACATTAGGTGTTATCGGTAGGAACGGAGCCGGTAAAAGCACTGTGCTTCAAATGTTATCGGGAATTATTACTCCTGATCGTGGTATTATGACGACTAAACCAGATTGCCAAATATCTCTGCTCTCCTTGCAGGTAGGGTTTGTACAGCAACTTACAGGAACTGAGAACGCCATATTGAGTGGGTTACTTTTTGGCATCAAGCCTGAGACAATGAAGCGCATGATACCCGATGTTGCTAATTTCAGCGGTCTTGGCTCTTATATGGACGAACCTGTAAACACTTACTCTACCGGAATGAGAGCACGATTGGGATTTGCCGTCGCTTTTTACGCGGATCCTGACATTATCTTAATTGATGAAGTATTAGGGGTTGGTGATCAAGAGTTCAAGGAAAAATCAGCAGCAGCACTGCGCCAAAAGATTTCTTCTAACAAAACAGTTGTGATTGTTTCACACAATGCAAATACGATTTTAGAGTTATGCAATCGTGTTGTGTGGATTGAAAATGGCACAAGTAAGATGCTGGGAAGTCCGGATGAGGTCGTAGAAAAGTACCAGAAACATATTCATGCTGGAAAAAAACGATGA
- a CDS encoding Rpn family recombination-promoting nuclease/putative transposase produces MADKENNSKVVNPHDKVFREVYSDKDNAQSLLADKLPDKVLKLMDLNTLEISKDTFIEKELADYYSDILYKVNLTGGSRGLVYVLFEHKSYYDRYVHLQLLEYMVKIWRLYIKQHKKQPDYLPIVIPLLVCHGRKEWPEDTERLTSLLSGPVDELAGYIPDFGFELYDLLRYSDDQIKGTIMSRVVLLLLKHIRDPDLRQKLPDILALLKTLMEKKTGLQWLEVVIRYLTSVRDEDDLSAKKIVEIAEQAISKETGEYVMTLLEKLRDEGRLEGEERGEIKGLKEAVELGITLKFPGDIDTVMAEVNKIDNLDTLIKITKAIKSAKDISEIMALL; encoded by the coding sequence ATGGCAGACAAGGAAAATAACAGCAAGGTGGTCAACCCCCATGACAAGGTGTTCAGGGAGGTCTACAGCGACAAGGATAATGCCCAAAGCCTTTTGGCCGACAAACTGCCGGACAAAGTGCTCAAACTGATGGATCTGAATACCCTGGAGATCAGCAAGGACACCTTCATTGAAAAAGAGCTGGCTGATTATTATTCCGACATTCTGTACAAGGTGAATCTGACAGGCGGCAGCCGGGGACTTGTCTATGTGCTGTTTGAACACAAAAGCTATTATGACAGATATGTCCATCTCCAGCTGCTGGAATACATGGTCAAGATCTGGCGTTTGTATATCAAGCAGCATAAAAAGCAGCCAGATTACCTGCCCATCGTGATCCCGCTGCTGGTATGTCATGGCAGGAAAGAATGGCCGGAAGATACTGAGCGGTTGACATCGCTGCTGTCCGGCCCGGTGGATGAGCTTGCCGGGTACATCCCGGATTTCGGGTTTGAACTGTACGACCTGCTCAGGTACTCTGATGATCAGATAAAAGGCACCATCATGAGCCGGGTGGTATTGCTTCTGCTCAAGCACATCAGAGACCCGGATTTACGACAGAAGCTGCCGGATATATTGGCACTGCTCAAGACCCTGATGGAGAAAAAAACCGGGCTGCAATGGCTGGAAGTGGTGATCCGCTACCTGACATCGGTCCGGGATGAAGATGACCTATCGGCAAAAAAAATAGTGGAGATAGCTGAGCAGGCTATTTCCAAGGAGACGGGGGAATATGTTATGACATTATTAGAGAAATTACGGGATGAGGGTAGATTGGAAGGTGAGGAGAGGGGTGAGATCAAAGGCCTCAAAGAAGCTGTAGAACTGGGTATCACCCTTAAATTTCCCGGAGACATTGACACAGTAATGGCCGAGGTGAACAAAATTGATAATCTGGATACACTGATAAAAATTACAAAAGCAATAAAAAGCGCAAAAGACATTTCGGAGATTATGGCCCTGCTGTAA
- a CDS encoding four helix bundle protein, which yields MGGLYFVFLNIARGSAAELRTQLYIAQRINLISSSKTNQLIPELKEISAMLQGLITSIRNQLKT from the coding sequence ATGGGTGGCTTATACTTCGTTTTCCTGAACATCGCCAGAGGCTCAGCCGCAGAACTCAGAACCCAACTCTACATCGCCCAGCGCATCAACCTTATATCATCATCCAAAACAAACCAGCTCATCCCTGAGCTGAAAGAAATATCCGCCATGCTCCAAGGCCTCATAACCTCCATAAGAAACCAACTTAAAACTTAA
- a CDS encoding D-alanyl-D-alanine carboxypeptidase/D-alanyl-D-alanine-endopeptidase translates to MIKNKTHKRFWLTVSCAALMLTLTALVLPDAHGNPVSALGHASLAAVSEADRAVLARAAGDGSAGILVTDDQGRVLFSQNPDTPRVPASILKILTSLAALEHLGPEYRFPTQAAFDSTIHTLYIRGMGDPLFVSEVIRDFCGQMANAFDLQQVDKIVIDQSYFTSDIIIPGTGRSLNPYDATTGALCANFNTLHFARDAATNTFVSAEPQTPLLNRFEQTIKETGLKKGRILLEKEVRPLYPGLLTAYFLKELGVTVTGIVETGSFPDSGSTFSGSAPVKTLTLASPWTLEEVVKKLLEYSNNFIANQVMLALGAHVHGPPATLDKGVQVLTRTAAGLPAWDTAAIAEGSGISRENRVTPAQMGTLLMAFMPHHTLMPFTGTQYYKTGTLTGIRTRAGYFVGADQRLYPFVIMK, encoded by the coding sequence TTGATAAAAAACAAGACCCATAAGCGATTCTGGCTGACCGTGTCCTGCGCGGCCCTGATGCTGACATTGACCGCCTTGGTCCTTCCGGATGCACATGGCAACCCGGTATCGGCGTTGGGGCATGCCAGCCTGGCTGCCGTGTCTGAAGCCGACCGGGCCGTTTTGGCCCGGGCTGCCGGAGACGGCAGCGCCGGCATTCTGGTGACCGATGATCAGGGCCGGGTCCTGTTTTCACAAAACCCGGACACGCCCAGAGTACCGGCCTCGATTCTCAAGATATTGACCAGCCTGGCGGCCCTGGAACACCTGGGACCGGAATACCGGTTTCCCACCCAGGCGGCGTTTGATTCAACGATCCATACCCTGTATATCCGCGGGATGGGAGATCCATTGTTCGTATCCGAGGTGATCCGGGATTTCTGCGGGCAGATGGCAAATGCATTTGATCTGCAGCAGGTGGATAAAATCGTGATCGATCAGAGCTATTTTACGTCTGACATCATTATTCCCGGCACAGGCCGGTCATTGAATCCTTATGATGCCACCACCGGGGCTTTGTGCGCCAATTTCAACACCCTGCATTTTGCCCGGGATGCGGCGACCAACACGTTTGTGAGTGCCGAACCCCAGACCCCGCTGCTAAATCGGTTTGAACAAACCATTAAAGAGACCGGTTTGAAAAAAGGAAGGATTCTGCTGGAAAAAGAGGTGCGGCCGTTGTACCCGGGCCTGCTGACGGCATATTTTTTAAAGGAACTGGGGGTAACGGTGACAGGGATCGTGGAAACCGGATCGTTTCCGGATTCAGGGTCCACATTTTCCGGCAGCGCGCCTGTAAAGACCCTGACCCTGGCATCCCCCTGGACCCTGGAAGAGGTAGTTAAAAAACTGCTTGAATATTCCAACAATTTTATTGCCAATCAGGTGATGCTGGCTTTAGGGGCTCACGTGCACGGCCCGCCGGCCACCCTGGACAAAGGGGTTCAGGTGCTGACACGGACCGCGGCCGGTCTGCCCGCCTGGGACACCGCAGCAATTGCCGAAGGATCAGGTATTTCAAGGGAAAACCGGGTCACACCGGCCCAGATGGGAACCCTGCTGATGGCGTTCATGCCCCATCACACCCTGATGCCTTTTACCGGCACCCAGTATTATAAAACCGGGACCCTCACCGGCATCCGCACCCGGGCCGGGTATTTTGTCGGCGCGGATCAGCGCCTCTACCCCTTTGTCATCATGAAATAA
- a CDS encoding type II toxin-antitoxin system HicA family toxin, which yields MSVKRRDLVKFFEQNGFYLLREGGNHSIYTNGLKVIPVKRHRTFDRITANA from the coding sequence GTGTCAGTCAAACGGCGTGATCTTGTGAAATTTTTTGAACAGAACGGCTTTTATCTCTTGAGAGAAGGCGGCAATCACTCGATTTATACCAATGGATTGAAAGTTATACCAGTTAAGCGCCATAGAACTTTTGATCGGATTACTGCGAACGCCTGA
- a CDS encoding type II toxin-antitoxin system MqsA family antitoxin, which yields MIKGWHCSNCREVEFEAGEGVRFAEAIKQLAKEVDKKEATELARIRKKLKLTQQQAALLTGGGPNAFSRYERGKTKPLQSVTNLFKLLDNHPELLDEIQMGGRP from the coding sequence GTGATCAAGGGGTGGCACTGTTCCAATTGCAGGGAAGTGGAATTCGAGGCAGGTGAGGGTGTTCGCTTTGCTGAGGCCATAAAGCAACTTGCCAAAGAAGTTGACAAAAAAGAAGCGACTGAACTGGCAAGAATTCGTAAAAAATTGAAACTGACTCAGCAACAAGCCGCATTACTCACAGGGGGAGGGCCAAATGCATTTTCCCGTTACGAGCGAGGTAAGACCAAACCACTTCAATCAGTTACCAATTTGTTTAAACTCCTGGATAATCATCCAGAACTGCTTGATGAAATACAGATGGGTGGCAGGCCCTGA
- the folE2 gene encoding GTP cyclohydrolase FolE2, with translation MIDTQNQPDYRKIPINKVGIKGLKYPVKVLDKTRGTQSTVADISMYVDLPHQCKGTHMSRFVEILHQSRTRISLESLTTILADMKKILGAQSSHIEITFPYFIAKQSPSAGVSGLMDYTCSIIGSSNSGHPTDIILKVAVPVTSVCPCSKAISDCGAHNQRGEVLVSTRFKKLIWIEDIVAIVERSASCDIFSVLKREDEKYVTEKAYNNPKFVEDLARDVAKILMADPNITWFSVSAENFESIHNHSAYAFIEK, from the coding sequence ATGATCGATACACAGAATCAACCGGATTATCGGAAAATTCCCATAAACAAGGTTGGCATCAAAGGCCTGAAATACCCGGTCAAGGTGCTGGATAAAACCCGGGGGACCCAGTCCACGGTGGCGGATATCAGCATGTATGTGGATCTGCCCCACCAGTGCAAAGGGACCCACATGAGCCGGTTTGTGGAAATTCTGCACCAGTCCCGGACCCGCATTTCCCTGGAATCTTTGACCACGATTCTGGCGGATATGAAAAAGATCCTGGGCGCCCAATCCTCTCATATTGAAATCACGTTTCCCTATTTCATTGCCAAACAGTCCCCCAGTGCCGGGGTCAGCGGATTGATGGACTATACCTGTTCCATCATCGGATCATCCAATTCCGGGCATCCCACGGACATCATTTTAAAGGTGGCCGTGCCCGTGACATCCGTGTGCCCCTGTTCCAAAGCGATCAGCGACTGCGGTGCCCACAATCAGCGGGGCGAGGTCCTGGTGAGCACCCGGTTCAAAAAACTGATCTGGATCGAGGATATTGTGGCAATCGTGGAGCGCTCCGCTTCCTGCGACATTTTTTCCGTTCTCAAACGGGAGGATGAAAAATATGTCACGGAAAAAGCCTACAACAACCCCAAGTTCGTGGAAGATCTGGCCCGGGATGTGGCCAAAATCCTGATGGCGGATCCCAACATCACCTGGTTTTCCGTGAGCGCGGAAAACTTCGAGTCCATCCATAACCACAGCGCCTACGCCTTCATCGAAAAATAA
- the fcl gene encoding GDP-L-fucose synthase: MMKIYIAGHRGMVGSAIARHLNTLGQTRIITRTHQEMDLLDPQAVMDFMQAEKPDQVYLAAAKVGGIHANNTFPAEFIHDNLVIETNVIQAARKSGVHKLLFLGSSCIYPRNAAQPMAEEALLTGPLEPTNEPYAIAKIAGIKLCESYNRQYGTDYRSVMPTNLYGPGDNYHPENSHVIPALLRRFHEAVQKQAPEVVIWGSGTPMREFLHVDDMAAATVHVMNLDPATYQSHTQPMLSHINVGTGIDCTIRELAQTIARVTGFTGRLTFDTTKPDGTPRKLLDVSKLKALGWVPSIPLEQGLSEVYRVESFKF, translated from the coding sequence ATGATGAAAATTTACATAGCTGGCCACCGCGGCATGGTTGGCAGCGCCATTGCCAGACATCTTAACACCCTGGGACAGACCCGGATCATCACCCGGACCCATCAGGAAATGGATCTCCTGGACCCGCAGGCGGTCATGGACTTCATGCAGGCTGAAAAACCGGACCAGGTGTACCTGGCTGCGGCCAAAGTCGGCGGCATCCATGCCAACAACACCTTTCCGGCGGAGTTCATCCATGACAACCTGGTGATTGAAACCAATGTGATCCAGGCTGCCCGCAAAAGCGGTGTGCACAAACTGCTGTTTTTAGGCAGCAGCTGCATCTACCCCCGAAACGCAGCCCAGCCCATGGCGGAAGAAGCCCTGCTGACCGGCCCCCTGGAGCCCACCAACGAACCCTACGCCATTGCCAAAATTGCCGGCATCAAGCTGTGTGAGAGCTACAACCGCCAGTACGGCACGGACTACCGCAGCGTCATGCCCACCAACCTGTACGGCCCGGGCGACAACTATCACCCGGAAAACAGCCACGTGATCCCGGCCCTGCTGCGCCGGTTCCACGAAGCCGTCCAGAAGCAGGCCCCGGAAGTGGTGATCTGGGGATCCGGCACCCCCATGCGGGAATTCCTGCACGTGGATGACATGGCCGCCGCCACCGTCCACGTCATGAACCTGGATCCCGCCACATACCAGTCCCACACCCAACCCATGCTCTCCCACATCAACGTGGGCACCGGCATTGACTGCACCATCCGGGAACTGGCCCAAACCATCGCCAGAGTCACTGGCTTCACCGGCCGCCTGACCTTTGACACCACCAAACCCGACGGCACCCCCCGCAAACTCCTGGACGTGTCCAAACTCAAAGCCCTGGGGTGGGTTCCGTCTATACCTTTGGAACAGGGATTGTCCGAGGTATATCGGGTGGAGAGTTTTAAGTTTTAA
- a CDS encoding ABC transporter permease, giving the protein MKSQYEIIKYRAIAELKAEIRRGFLGIIWWILEPVLYMTIFYIVFAVGLRGGGPDFVPFLLTGLVVWKWFATSINRGSSALLTNANLIRQVNLPKYIFPSINVIVYTFKFFIIFTILLIFLAIYGIPITPKWFLVFVLVFCQMIFILSITFWSAALVPIIPDLKQIIENCMMLLFFSSGIFFDLSNMEPRVKSLLLLNPIAWFVDSYRSILLKDNLPNLIYLGGILLFSIFMLYSGYQFLRWYEHEYPKIIR; this is encoded by the coding sequence ATGAAAAGTCAGTATGAAATAATCAAATATCGTGCGATTGCAGAACTGAAAGCTGAAATCCGAAGGGGTTTTCTTGGCATAATATGGTGGATACTAGAACCGGTTTTGTACATGACCATATTTTATATCGTTTTTGCCGTTGGGCTCAGGGGAGGAGGGCCTGATTTTGTTCCATTTCTCCTGACCGGTCTTGTGGTTTGGAAATGGTTCGCTACAAGCATAAACAGAGGGAGCAGTGCCTTACTTACCAATGCCAATTTAATCAGGCAAGTTAACTTGCCTAAATATATTTTTCCGTCCATCAATGTTATTGTTTATACGTTTAAATTTTTTATCATTTTTACAATCCTTTTAATTTTTCTGGCCATTTATGGCATTCCGATAACTCCTAAGTGGTTTTTAGTTTTTGTTTTGGTGTTTTGCCAAATGATATTCATATTATCAATAACATTCTGGAGCGCCGCGCTGGTTCCGATTATACCGGATTTGAAGCAAATAATTGAAAATTGTATGATGTTGTTATTTTTCTCATCTGGAATTTTTTTTGATCTATCTAATATGGAGCCACGGGTTAAATCTCTTTTGTTGTTAAATCCAATAGCTTGGTTCGTTGATTCATACAGAAGTATATTATTAAAAGATAATTTGCCAAATTTGATTTATCTTGGCGGTATTTTGTTGTTTTCCATTTTTATGTTGTATTCTGGATATCAATTTTTGCGTTGGTATGAACATGAATATCCAAAAATAATACGATAG
- a CDS encoding type II toxin-antitoxin system RelE family toxin has translation MKTIFKKSFAGDLKKRKNDSDFTQRVKEVIQEVEKAKNILDITDLKKLTNENIYYRIRTGNFRIGIKIVSVESETAVIFVRALHRKDIYRKFP, from the coding sequence ATGAAAACAATTTTTAAAAAAAGTTTTGCTGGAGATTTAAAAAAGCGGAAAAATGATTCTGATTTCACACAGCGGGTTAAAGAAGTTATCCAGGAAGTTGAGAAAGCCAAAAATATTTTGGATATTACTGATTTAAAAAAATTGACAAATGAAAACATTTATTATCGAATTCGTACCGGGAATTTCCGAATTGGCATTAAAATAGTGTCTGTTGAATCTGAAACTGCAGTTATCTTTGTTCGTGCGCTTCATCGGAAAGATATTTACCGTAAATTTCCTTGA
- the greA gene encoding transcription elongation factor GreA, giving the protein MEQIPITKQGYEALKQELARLKREERPANIKAIETARAHGDLSENAEYHAAKERQSFLEGRIGEISYKLGVAKVIDPDSVPKDVVRFASRVLVENLDSEEQVEYMIVGPDEADIKLGKISVSSPLGSALIGKRAGDEAMLQAPGGKRIYEIIDIL; this is encoded by the coding sequence TTGGAGCAGATACCGATTACCAAACAGGGTTATGAAGCCCTGAAACAGGAGCTGGCAAGACTTAAACGCGAGGAACGTCCCGCAAACATCAAAGCCATTGAAACGGCCCGGGCCCACGGGGATTTGTCTGAGAACGCGGAATATCATGCGGCCAAGGAACGCCAGTCTTTTCTTGAGGGGCGCATCGGAGAGATCAGTTATAAACTGGGCGTTGCCAAGGTGATTGATCCGGATTCCGTTCCCAAGGATGTGGTGCGGTTCGCCAGCCGGGTTCTGGTGGAAAACCTGGACTCGGAAGAGCAGGTGGAGTATATGATTGTGGGGCCGGATGAAGCGGACATCAAACTGGGAAAAATTTCGGTTTCCTCTCCTTTGGGCAGTGCCTTGATCGGCAAACGGGCCGGTGATGAAGCCATGCTCCAGGCTCCGGGCGGCAAACGGATATATGAAATTATAGATATTTTATAG
- a CDS encoding type II toxin-antitoxin system HicB family antitoxin — MLITYTAKYTKLENGYMGQLLEWPEVITEGKTLEDCRLMLKDALQEMVTAYEELKMEIPRANCLMEQLPVEVESVSQTA; from the coding sequence ATGTTGATAACCTATACAGCCAAGTATACTAAGCTGGAAAACGGCTACATGGGTCAACTTTTGGAATGGCCCGAGGTGATTACAGAAGGTAAGACTCTTGAAGATTGTCGCTTGATGTTAAAAGATGCTTTACAGGAAATGGTTACAGCATATGAAGAATTAAAAATGGAAATTCCCCGGGCCAACTGTTTGATGGAACAGTTACCGGTGGAGGTGGAAAGTGTCAGTCAAACGGCGTGA